A region from the Azospirillaceae bacterium genome encodes:
- a CDS encoding glycosyltransferase family 2 protein, translating into MALEDVGGEAGAGKKMPLPQETEQAASRLSKHEAAVQARMRRRVDTILASNTEPAQAVAALTAALLDMAQSSASLYEAERHARARLAQLEAQSQRQAQDLQATVEDLRAQLRGMRSSTSWRVTAPLRTVMARFPGPIAQARRKLRWVWWALTGQLAVRRARHKQLVALRKLLLAEGVFDTSWYMLRYRDVMVRKIDPVLDYLTGGAAANRDPSPTFSTAFYVEQNPDVAVSGLNPLEHYVLRGRAEGRIPHPSLRPKVITSRFSQDPEYEAWITANEVLTEEEVVDIEAAVDTMPVRPLISVIMPVYNPPLIWLERAIESVRAQSYGDWELCIADDASTDPQVAVVLRRYAQLDARIKIVFREKNGHISAACNSALGLATGDYVALLDNDDELPRHALFWVAAEVAAHPDIDALYSDEDKIDVDGMRSDPYFKSDWSPTLMLAQNAFSHLGVFRRGLVEELGGFRVGFEGSQDHDLILRVAEVSAPDRIRHIPRVLYHWRILPGSTATAGDEKPYAWRAGKRAVEEHLARRGIAATVSPGPGNYYQVDYAPETFPRVSIIIPTRDRLDLLRGCIDSLQNESTYPDVEIIVVDNGSVEPETLSYLARLQARGTIRVLRDDGPFNYSRLNNRAAEMATGDYLCLLNNDTLVITPDWLQRMMAHAVQPDVGAVGAMLYFADDTIQHAGVTIGMGGVAGHIHRLLPRGSAGYFGRAAVAQDLSAVTGACLVTRRSLYLALGGLNERDLTIAFNDVDYCLRVRESDSRVIWTPMAELYHLESVSRGNDTDPDKIARFKAEIAYMMARWPGLIDDDPYFNPNFDLYSSVPRMAAISRVRRLP; encoded by the coding sequence GTGGCATTGGAAGACGTTGGGGGCGAGGCGGGGGCCGGCAAGAAGATGCCGCTGCCGCAGGAAACGGAGCAGGCGGCTTCGCGGCTCTCGAAACATGAGGCGGCGGTACAGGCGCGCATGCGTCGGCGCGTCGATACAATCCTGGCCAGCAATACGGAGCCCGCGCAGGCGGTGGCGGCCCTGACAGCCGCCTTGCTGGACATGGCCCAGTCGTCCGCCAGCTTATACGAGGCGGAAAGGCACGCCCGGGCCCGTCTGGCGCAGTTGGAGGCGCAATCCCAGCGCCAGGCGCAGGACCTGCAGGCGACGGTGGAGGATCTGCGCGCGCAGTTGCGGGGCATGCGGTCCAGCACCTCATGGCGGGTGACGGCGCCACTGCGGACGGTGATGGCCCGCTTCCCCGGGCCCATCGCGCAAGCGCGCCGCAAGCTCCGCTGGGTCTGGTGGGCGCTGACGGGGCAATTGGCCGTCCGGCGTGCCCGGCACAAGCAGTTGGTGGCTTTGCGGAAGCTGCTGCTGGCCGAAGGAGTGTTCGACACTTCCTGGTACATGCTGCGCTATCGCGACGTGATGGTGCGCAAGATAGATCCCGTCCTGGATTATCTGACCGGGGGTGCCGCTGCCAATCGCGATCCCAGCCCGACCTTCTCCACCGCCTTTTATGTGGAGCAGAATCCGGACGTGGCCGTATCGGGGCTCAACCCGCTGGAACATTATGTGCTCCGGGGCCGGGCGGAGGGGCGCATTCCCCACCCCAGCCTGCGGCCCAAGGTCATCACCAGCCGTTTCAGCCAGGATCCGGAATATGAAGCCTGGATCACCGCCAACGAGGTGCTGACCGAGGAAGAGGTCGTCGATATCGAAGCGGCGGTCGACACCATGCCCGTCCGGCCCCTGATCTCCGTCATCATGCCGGTCTACAACCCGCCGCTGATCTGGCTGGAACGGGCGATCGAGTCCGTCCGTGCGCAAAGCTATGGCGATTGGGAACTGTGCATCGCCGATGATGCCTCGACCGACCCCCAGGTGGCGGTCGTGCTGCGCCGCTACGCCCAGCTGGACGCCCGCATCAAGATCGTGTTCCGGGAAAAGAACGGCCACATCTCCGCCGCCTGCAACTCCGCCCTGGGGCTGGCGACCGGCGATTACGTGGCGCTGCTGGACAATGATGATGAGTTGCCCCGCCACGCCCTGTTCTGGGTGGCGGCCGAGGTGGCCGCACACCCGGACATCGATGCGCTGTACAGCGATGAGGACAAGATCGACGTCGATGGCATGCGCAGCGACCCGTATTTCAAGTCGGACTGGAGCCCCACCCTCATGCTGGCGCAAAACGCCTTCTCGCATCTGGGGGTTTTCCGGCGGGGGCTGGTTGAGGAATTGGGCGGCTTCCGCGTGGGCTTTGAAGGGTCGCAGGACCATGACCTGATCCTGCGGGTGGCGGAGGTCAGCGCCCCTGACCGCATCCGCCACATTCCGCGTGTCCTGTATCACTGGCGCATCCTGCCGGGCTCCACCGCCACGGCGGGGGACGAAAAGCCCTACGCCTGGCGGGCGGGCAAGCGGGCGGTGGAGGAGCATCTGGCCCGCCGGGGCATCGCCGCCACCGTCTCGCCCGGGCCCGGCAACTATTATCAGGTGGATTACGCGCCCGAGACTTTCCCCCGGGTTTCGATCATCATCCCGACCCGCGACAGGCTGGATCTGCTGCGGGGCTGTATCGACAGCCTGCAGAACGAATCCACCTATCCGGATGTCGAAATCATCGTGGTCGACAACGGCAGTGTGGAGCCGGAAACGCTGAGTTATCTGGCGCGGCTGCAGGCGCGGGGAACCATTCGCGTCCTGCGCGACGATGGACCGTTCAACTATTCCCGCCTGAACAACCGCGCGGCGGAGATGGCGACGGGCGACTACCTTTGCCTTCTCAACAACGACACGCTGGTCATCACTCCGGATTGGCTGCAGCGCATGATGGCGCACGCCGTGCAGCCGGATGTGGGGGCGGTGGGGGCGATGCTCTATTTCGCCGATGACACCATCCAGCATGCCGGTGTGACCATCGGCATGGGGGGCGTGGCCGGGCATATCCACCGGCTGCTGCCGCGCGGCAGTGCCGGCTATTTCGGGCGGGCCGCCGTGGCCCAGGATCTGTCGGCCGTGACGGGGGCTTGCCTGGTGACCCGGCGGTCGCTGTACCTGGCCTTGGGCGGCCTGAATGAGCGCGACCTGACCATCGCTTTCAACGATGTCGATTATTGCCTGCGGGTGCGGGAAAGCGATTCCCGCGTCATCTGGACGCCCATGGCGGAACTCTACCACCTGGAATCGGTTTCCCGCGGCAACGACACCGACCCGGACAAGATCGCCCGCTTCAAGGCGGAGATCGCCTACATGATGGCGCGCTGGCCGGGGTTGATCGATGACGATCCCTACTTCAACCCCAACTTCGACCTCTATTCCAGCGTGCCCCGGATGGCCGCGATTTCCCGGGTCCGCCGGTTACCTTGA
- a CDS encoding PleD family two-component system response regulator yields the protein MSARVLVVDDVLPNVKLLAAKLTREYFDVITASSGPEALEKIKAQAPDIVLLDVMMPGMDGFEVCERIRSDPAIMHIPVVMVTALSDIADRVRGLEAGADDFLTKPVNDVALFARVRSLVRLKMMMDEWRLRESTSGQLGMLVSTDSMHNQSAEGANVLVVEDSSIDLDKITETLVRDRGHVVSADTCAGGLEQALAGDFDFIVISLTLMREDGLRLCSQLRSQEKTRQVPVLLVADETDIDRVAKGLELGANDYLIKPIDRNELMARARTQIRRKRYQDRLRANYEQSLSLALTDSLTGLFNRRYLSAHLPRLLDRGGDNHKPVAALLFDIDHFKVVNDTYGHGVGDEVLKEVALRASRNLRNFDLVARLGGEEFVVVMPDTDLAAGVLVAERLRRRIAETPFPVTADVGEITVTISVGVAVATGAPDSRTETGDGLLRRADMALYEAKRAGRNRVVTDGGLEGTPALRPDLSDLTLPG from the coding sequence ATGTCGGCTCGCGTTCTGGTCGTTGATGATGTTTTACCCAACGTCAAGCTGCTTGCGGCAAAGCTGACGCGCGAGTACTTCGACGTCATCACTGCCAGCAGCGGCCCCGAAGCGCTGGAGAAGATCAAGGCGCAGGCGCCCGACATCGTGCTGCTGGACGTGATGATGCCCGGCATGGACGGGTTCGAGGTGTGTGAGCGCATCCGTTCCGACCCCGCCATCATGCACATCCCCGTGGTCATGGTGACCGCCCTGTCGGATATCGCCGACCGCGTGCGGGGGCTGGAGGCCGGCGCCGACGATTTCCTGACCAAGCCTGTCAACGACGTGGCGCTGTTCGCCCGGGTGCGCTCGCTGGTGCGCCTGAAGATGATGATGGACGAATGGCGCCTGCGGGAAAGCACGTCCGGCCAGTTGGGCATGCTGGTCTCCACCGACAGCATGCACAACCAGTCGGCGGAGGGCGCCAACGTCCTGGTGGTGGAGGACAGCTCCATCGATCTGGACAAGATAACCGAGACCCTGGTGCGCGACCGCGGCCATGTGGTGTCCGCCGACACCTGCGCCGGCGGTCTGGAACAGGCGCTGGCCGGCGATTTCGACTTCATCGTCATCAGCCTGACCCTGATGCGCGAGGATGGCTTGCGCCTGTGTTCCCAGTTGCGCTCACAGGAAAAGACCCGGCAGGTGCCGGTCTTGCTGGTGGCGGACGAGACGGACATCGACCGTGTCGCCAAGGGCCTGGAACTGGGCGCCAACGACTATCTGATCAAGCCGATCGACCGGAATGAGCTGATGGCCCGCGCCCGCACCCAGATCCGGCGCAAGCGGTATCAGGACCGGCTGCGCGCCAATTACGAACAAAGCCTGTCGCTGGCCCTGACCGACAGCCTGACCGGCCTGTTCAACCGCCGCTACCTGAGCGCCCACCTGCCGCGCCTGCTGGACCGCGGCGGCGACAACCACAAGCCGGTGGCGGCCCTGCTGTTCGACATCGACCATTTCAAGGTGGTCAACGACACCTACGGCCACGGCGTCGGCGATGAGGTGCTAAAGGAGGTGGCGCTGCGCGCCAGCCGCAACCTGCGCAACTTCGACCTGGTCGCCCGGCTGGGGGGTGAGGAATTCGTCGTCGTCATGCCCGACACCGACCTGGCGGCGGGTGTGCTGGTGGCCGAACGCCTGCGCCGCCGCATCGCGGAAACACCCTTCCCCGTGACCGCCGACGTGGGTGAGATCACGGTGACCATTTCGGTGGGCGTGGCGGTGGCGACCGGGGCGCCCGACAGCCGCACGGAAACGGGCGACGGCCTGTTGCGCCGTGCCGACATGGCGCTGTACGAGGCCAAGCGGGCCGGCCGCAACCGGGTGGTGACCGATGGCGGGCTGGAGGGCACGCCCGCCCTGCGCCCCGACCTGTCGGACCTGACGCTGCCCGGATAG
- a CDS encoding response regulator, whose protein sequence is MAKVSAPAKCVLIVEDNELNMKLFNDLLQAHGYRTVQTSDGGTALELARRHRPDLILMDIQLPELSGLDVTRWLKEDQEVGDIPVIAVTAFAMKGDEERIRECGCDDYIAKPISVATFIRTVRRFLG, encoded by the coding sequence ATGGCCAAAGTTTCCGCCCCTGCCAAATGTGTCCTCATCGTTGAGGACAATGAGCTTAACATGAAGCTCTTCAACGATTTGTTGCAGGCTCACGGCTATCGCACCGTCCAGACCAGCGACGGCGGCACGGCTCTTGAACTGGCGCGTCGGCACCGTCCGGACCTTATCCTTATGGACATACAGCTTCCGGAACTTTCCGGTCTGGACGTGACACGCTGGTTGAAGGAGGATCAGGAGGTTGGGGACATCCCGGTCATCGCCGTCACGGCCTTCGCCATGAAGGGGGATGAGGAGCGTATCCGGGAATGCGGGTGTGACGACTACATCGCCAAACCCATCTCCGTCGCCACTTTCATCCGGACAGTCAGGCGCTTTCTGGGATAG
- a CDS encoding FUSC family protein gives MSLSVQPTLIVGPVRPFTSWRTRAADAWASQLPSWGAMGHGVRTAIAAVLALYLAYALQLDSPQTATATVLIVSHPMSGAVIAKSAWRMVGTLAGAAGALALMAMFGQSPEAFLLVYSLWLGGCVALALRLRRFRSYAAVLAGYTLALIAMGAVDDPLRTFDIATARIAAITVGVVCKMAVSGVLWPVTAVQRLESRVARVTAAVAVAMRDDLALGGGQGGRYSALLADIQGLDDLATYAAVESAAFRSEADAARVSAAALFGLLSRVDAARRALVTLPLAAAPLAACLDRLAEGGGPAFRLAAADARRRLRAAVRLADRRGDVPALAAAHRLGEVLDLLLQASGESSTVFAVPEAADGPAGSALIAGLRAVISVLLAGGFWVATQWPAGPTMVSWTSVIGALLASRTNPSEVSIQTFRAAIWAAVLGGVCTFLILPSLSEFGGLACVLVPVILSSTLISHRPGRAEFGTFLPLLFITLVAPGNPMVYDLEGYLNAAGAVVMATVWIVLTYRLILPVDRAGEVRRLLAAFARSVRDLAGGRAGEPPPAIAAWEYRHHHRLARLAAWLGDGRDGARVLALARGRMDTARALVGMRRLLSGLPPDHRRQGELIVHAVGRLADDPARLSTFMRRSVRRLAAQGQADTGTRRHALLALAAWCQQIAEAAAAA, from the coding sequence GTGTCCTTGTCCGTCCAGCCCACCCTTATTGTCGGCCCCGTGCGGCCGTTCACGTCATGGCGGACGCGCGCCGCCGACGCCTGGGCCAGCCAGCTTCCCAGCTGGGGGGCGATGGGCCATGGCGTGCGCACGGCCATCGCCGCCGTGCTGGCGCTTTACCTGGCCTACGCCCTGCAACTGGACAGCCCCCAGACGGCCACGGCCACGGTGCTGATCGTCAGCCACCCCATGAGTGGCGCCGTCATCGCCAAGAGCGCTTGGCGCATGGTGGGCACGCTGGCGGGTGCCGCTGGCGCGCTCGCCCTGATGGCCATGTTCGGCCAATCGCCGGAGGCCTTCCTGCTGGTCTACAGCCTGTGGCTGGGCGGTTGCGTTGCCTTGGCCCTGCGCCTGCGCCGCTTCCGGTCTTATGCCGCCGTGCTGGCGGGCTACACCCTGGCGCTGATCGCCATGGGGGCGGTGGACGACCCCCTGCGCACCTTCGACATCGCCACCGCCCGCATCGCCGCCATCACCGTGGGCGTGGTGTGCAAGATGGCGGTTTCGGGCGTGCTGTGGCCGGTGACGGCGGTCCAGCGCCTGGAAAGCCGGGTGGCCCGCGTCACCGCCGCCGTGGCCGTCGCCATGCGCGACGATCTGGCGCTTGGTGGCGGGCAGGGGGGGCGCTATTCGGCGCTGCTGGCCGACATTCAGGGGCTGGATGACCTGGCGACCTACGCCGCGGTGGAATCCGCCGCCTTCCGGTCGGAGGCCGATGCCGCCCGCGTCAGCGCTGCCGCCCTGTTCGGCCTGCTGAGCCGGGTGGACGCCGCGCGCCGCGCGCTGGTGACCTTGCCGTTGGCGGCAGCCCCCCTGGCCGCTTGCCTGGACCGTCTGGCCGAGGGCGGTGGGCCGGCCTTCCGCCTGGCGGCCGCCGATGCCCGCCGCCGCCTGCGGGCCGCCGTGCGCCTGGCTGACCGGCGTGGCGACGTGCCGGCCCTGGCCGCCGCCCACCGCCTGGGCGAGGTCCTGGACCTGCTGCTTCAGGCGTCGGGCGAGTCATCCACCGTCTTCGCCGTGCCGGAGGCGGCCGACGGCCCGGCCGGCAGCGCCCTGATCGCCGGTTTGCGCGCCGTCATTTCCGTCTTGCTGGCCGGTGGTTTCTGGGTCGCCACCCAATGGCCGGCCGGCCCCACCATGGTCAGCTGGACCAGCGTCATCGGCGCCCTGCTGGCCAGCCGCACCAATCCCAGCGAAGTCAGCATCCAGACCTTCCGTGCCGCGATCTGGGCGGCGGTATTGGGCGGTGTCTGCACCTTCCTGATCCTGCCCTCGCTGTCGGAATTCGGCGGCCTCGCCTGTGTGCTGGTGCCGGTCATCCTGTCGTCCACCCTGATCAGCCACCGGCCGGGCCGGGCGGAGTTCGGCACCTTTCTGCCCCTGCTGTTCATTACCCTGGTGGCGCCAGGCAACCCCATGGTCTACGACCTGGAAGGTTACCTCAACGCCGCCGGCGCGGTGGTCATGGCCACAGTCTGGATCGTGCTGACCTACCGCCTGATCCTGCCGGTCGATCGCGCGGGTGAGGTGCGCCGGCTGTTGGCCGCCTTCGCCCGCAGCGTGCGTGACCTGGCGGGGGGCCGCGCCGGGGAACCTCCGCCGGCCATCGCCGCCTGGGAATACCGCCACCACCATCGCCTGGCCCGGCTGGCCGCCTGGCTGGGCGACGGCCGTGACGGCGCCCGCGTCCTGGCCTTGGCCCGGGGGCGGATGGACACGGCCCGGGCGCTGGTCGGCATGCGCCGCCTGCTGTCCGGCCTGCCGCCGGACCATCGCCGCCAGGGTGAGCTGATCGTGCATGCCGTGGGCCGCCTGGCCGACGATCCCGCCCGTCTGTCCACGTTCATGCGGCGCTCGGTTCGCCGGCTGGCCGCCCAGGGGCAGGCCGACACCGGAACCCGGCGGCACGCCCTGCTGGCCCTGGCCGCCTGGTGCCAGCAGATCGCCGAGGCGGCGGCCGCTGCCTGA